The sequence below is a genomic window from Haemophilus pittmaniae.
GCTAGTCGTATCGATAAGGATGAGTAAAAAATGAAAAAGATCGCAATCGGCCTTTTGATCGTGCTAATTGCGGTCTTTGCCTTTTTTTATCTGCGTCTTAACGGCTTCGTTAATCAAATCAATGAACAGCTAAGTCGTCGTCAAATAGCCGTACAGTCCATCGAGCTATCGTTCATACCAACTCCGGCAATTACCCTTAGCAAGGTAAAATATCAACAATTTTCAATGGCATCGCTAAATGCCCGTTTAGATCTTGGCCAATTTATTCAAGGTCATGCCATCTTGCGGGAACTATCCATTCACGAGGCCAAATTTAGCGATGATGCCATCAATAGTATCGATGTTGATGCGCAATTTAGCGGGCTTTATCTCAATAATTTATTGACCCGTAATTTACCTTTTAAGAGCAACGGAGAAATTCATATCAATCTGGCCAAGCCGGTTTATGGTAACAATCGCAAATTTGTGTTTGCTTTCAATAAAGGCAATATTTCCAGCCAACAAAACGGCCACTATTTATTGCAATTTGTTGATAGTCGTTTAAATGGGCAAGCCATAGGCTATATTGAAAGTTATCTGGATCTCTCCGAGCCAGATAAATCATTTACCGCCTATATGCGTCCTGATTGTCAAACTAGCTGTTTAGCTACCTTAAAAATCGCTAAACAGAGTAGGAACGGACAAAGCAGTTTAAATTTCTTTGGGAATAATTTTCCGATTGAGCGTTTAAGTAAAATCCTTAGCCTGCCGAATACTCTAACTGGCAATGCAGATTTTGATATTCAACTACAATTTAAACAGTCCTTACTAAGCCGTGGACAAATGGATTTCGATGTTTACAATGGCGAGCTTCTTGGTTTTAACCTACTAGATTTGGCAGCGCAATATCTACCAATTAATTATAATCAGCAACTACTTAATGGTAAGGAACTCAATACGGCCTACCAACACCTGAGTTCAAGCGCCTCAATTGATGAAAATAAATTCCGTATTCAAAAACTACAATTACAGGCACCACTATTTGAAGCTAAAGGACAAGGCGAAGTGAATTTAACTCAGGCGACATGCGATTTCGAAATAGGCTTAAGTCCGACAAGCGAAAAATATCGTCGATTAACGCTACCTATTCATTTTTTTGGTAGCTGCTATTCACCACAATACAAAATTCAATTCAACAAGGATGTACGGGATCAAATCAAAGCATTGCTTAAAGAGAAGTTAAAATAATGTCGTTTTACCACAAAGTGGAAAAAATTCAGTCCTGGCGGGTCATTCTAATGGCTTGCGCAGCCTTTGTATTCAACACCACAGAATACGTTCCCATCGCCCTCTTATCGGATATTGCCGAAAGCTTTTCCATGACCACCGCCCAAACCGGGCTGATGGTCACCGTCTATGCTTGGACAGTACTGACTATGTCTCTACCCGGCATGCTATTGACCGGAAAAATGGAGCGTCGTGGGCTTCTGATTAAACTTTTTCTACTCTTTATTGCCAGCCATATTTTGTCGGTGATTGCGTGGAATTACTGGATCTTGCTACTTTCCCGTATCGGCATAGCACTCGCCCATTCCATTTTCTGGTCAATCACCGCGTCCTTAGTAATGCGGGTCGCGCCGAAAACTAAGAAAACCCAAGCCTTGGGGATGTTGGCGGTGGGCACGGCTCTTGCGACTATTTTAGGCTTACCGCTCGGTCGCTTAATCGGTCAAGTCGTAGGTTGGTGGGTAACCTTTGCCATTATTGGAGCGCTTGCGCTAGTCATCATGCTGTTGTTGATGCGCATTCTGCCGAATATTCCAAGCAAAAATGCCGGTTCCTTAGCCAGCCTTCCCGTCCTGGCCAAACGTCCGTTGTTGTTAGGCATCTATGGTACCGTCTTGATTGTGATTGCCGCACACTTTACTGCCTACACCTACATTGAACCTTTTATGTTACAAATCGGTGGGTTGGATCCAAATTTTGCCACCGCGGTATTATTGATTTTTGGTGTGTCAGGATTGCTAGCTAGCCTTCTATTTAATCGCTTATATCGTCTTGGCCCGGCCAAATTTATCGTAAGCGCCGTATTATTGGTGGGATTGTCGCTCGCCTTGCTATATTTCTTTGTGCAAAACGAAATTTCCATGGTGGCAATTGCCTTACTATGGGGAATCGGCATTTCTTGCATCGGTTTATCCATGCAAATGCGGGTGTTGCAATTGGCTCCTGATGCTACCGATGTAGCAACGGCTATTTTTTCTGGGATTTATAATGCGGGCATCGGTGCCGGCGCACTACTTGGCAACCAAATTATGAACCATATTGGATTGCAATATGTTGGCTTTAGTGGTGCTATTTTTGCACTACTCGCGCTATTACTGTTCTTAGCTGTGCATTATAAATATCGGGTAAAGGCCTAAATACACGCATTACTCAAAAAATGTCACATTTCCTAAAGACTTTAAAAGCATCACTAATAAAATCAATAAGTTACAATGATTTTTAGGCAAAACTTTTAAAATCGAGGGGGCATTTAGATGTCACATTCTTCAAACAAAAAGCCCATCGAACACTCGATGGGCTTTTATTATCCGAATATCGGAGGAATTATTTCCAAATCCGCGGATCAAAGACTTTCTTACGAATCTCCGGATAAGCATCCAATTTAAATTCCGGCTCCTTGCCTGCCTTTAACTGGGCTTGATAGTCCTTCACCAACGTCCACACAATCGGTGATAGCCACACAATCGCTAACAGGTTGATAATTGCCATCACAGCCATCACCGTATCGGCAAAGTTCCACACCACATTACCTGAACGCACTGAGCCAAAATAAATAAAGAACAGTACGCAAAGTCGGAAAAATACCACTACCCAGGTTTTATTTTTTAGGAAACGGACATTACTTTCCGCATAGGCATAGTTACCGATAATGGAAGAAAAAGCGAATAACAACAAAATAAATGCCAAGAAATGCACACCAAATTCACCGATATGGAAACGCAGAGCATTTTGCGTTAAGGAAATGCTTTTGAGATGTTCACCACCATAGTTATCGGACAATAGAATAATGATCGCAGTACAGGAACATACCACCATAGTATCCACAAATACGCCCAACATTTGGACTAAGCCTTGGCTGGCCGGATGGCGTACATGAGCTGCCGCCGCCGCATTTGGTGCAGAACCCATCCCCGCTTCATTGGAATACAATCCGCGTTTAATCCCCATCAACATCGCTTTAGAAACTAAAGCGCCAAAAAAGCCGCCTGCTGCAGCATCAAAATTAAAAGCACTGCGATAAATACCGGCAATCACCTGCGGTACCATATCAATATGCATCCCCAGAATAATTACCGCCATAATCAAATAAAACAGCGCCATCACCGGTACAATAGTACTGGAAAAAACAGCAATACGTTTAATGCCGCCCCAAATAATCAATGCGGAAAGCACAACTAAACCAATACCAACATATTCGCTTTGCCAGCTCCACGCATTTTTAGTCGCTTCAACAATGGAATTAGCCTGTACCGCATTAAAGGCACAGCCATAGGTAAAAATAAAAATTACCGCAAATAACCACGCCAAACTTTTTGAACGGATCCCTTGGGTAATATAATAGGCTGGCCCCCCACGGAAAGAACCATCCTTATCTTGAATTTTAAATACTTGTGCTAAGGTTGACTCGGCAAAGGCACTGGCCATACCGACAAAGGCAGTAACCCACATCCAAAATACTGCACCTTCCCCACCTAAGGCGATCGCAGTAGCAACCCCACTGACATTACCTACCCCAACCCGGCTGGCTAAACCGGTAGCAAACGCCTGAAATGGCGTTAACGAGCTGCCTTCTGCAGCTCGTCCAAACCACATTTCCCGCAAGCTACGTGGAAATAGGCGTAATTGCACGAAACCGGTAGTCACGGTAAAAAATAAACCGACCCCCAATAAAATCACAATGGTCAAATTCCACAAGGGTTCATCAAAAGTGGTAATTAACCATTGCAAAATGGCTTCAATGCGTAGACTAAGTTCGCTAAACATTACTTACTCCTATCGTTTAACGGCTTAAAAATAATGCTGCAGCTCCCCGTACGCCACCGGAATCACCATGTTTGGCCTTTTTAATCGGTGGAACTTTGGCACTACGCATCAAGTGCGCAGGAAGAGCCTGTGGCAATGCTTGGTAGAGATAATCAAAATTGGATAAACCACCACCCAACACGATCATATGTGGATCTAATGCAGTAATAATATTACCGACGGAAATAGCCCATAACTCCACAAATAAATCGGTGAATGCTTTGGCCTTTGCATCACCAGCGTAAAAACGCTCAATGATCTCTTTGGCACTTAAAGCCTCGCCCTGTAAATCTCGATACAGCATTTCAAAACCACGACCGGACAAATAGGTATCCAAACAGGCGCGCTTACCACAACCACAATCATAAATCGGTGCTTTATCCCAACCTAATAATTGCAATGCATGATAATTCAAGTGCATATGCCCCAACTCACCGGCCATGCCGATTTGTCCGGAATATACTTTACCATCAATCACCAAGCCACCACCGAACCCAGTACCAAGAATTAAGCCTAATACGGAAGGATAATCACGATTTTCCTCATCCCAGGCTTCTGATAGGGCAAAGCAATTGGCATCATTTTCTGCGCGAACTTCGCGTCCTAAATGAGCGGTCAAATCCCGGATAATGGGTTTATTATCAGCCACCCGAATATTGGCCACCTCGGCAATCCCCGTTTGCTGATTCACAAATCCCGGCAAACCAATACCTACAGTCCCCTTTTCGGCAAAATGCGCATCAGCTTTATCCACCAAATCTTTAATGGCGTCCAACCAATGATCATAATGCGTTTGCGGGGTTGCTACCCGTTTGCTATACAGGCGGGTTAAATTTTCATCAAACGCGGCTAATTCGATTTTTGTGCCGCCGATATCCAATCCGTAGTACATAGTCACCTCGATAGTCAATTTAAAAGCAGCCCTATTCTAGCCTTAAAATGCCAATAAAAATAGGCATTCACTCGAATCTTATTGACCGTATTGCCGTTTTCGGTATGATTCTTGCGTTTTATCAAACCAGGAATACTTATGAACAATAGTGTAAAGCCCTTAGATCCCGATACGGCCATTGATCTGGCCTATGATATTTTTTTAGAAATGGCCTCGGAAAATTTAGATCCTGCCGATATTCTGCTATTTAATTTACAATTTGAAGAGCGCGGTGCCGTGGAGTTCGTCGAAACTGCCGATAACTGGGAAGAAGAAATTGGTGTGTTAATTGATCCGCAAGACTTTGCTGAAGTCTGGATTGGTTTATTGGATGACAAGGATGAGATGACGGATATCTTTGCCAAATTCTTAATTTCCCATCGAGAAGAAGAACGCGAATTCCACGTCGTTTGGAAAGAATAATGGGAAGCGCCCGCTAAATTGGCAGGGCGCTAAAAAAGACCAATAAAAATGGTGGCAGAATGTTGGTAATAAATCCAAAGGAAATCGCCATCGAAGTCACTTCAAGTCCACCCGCCCGTTGCAAAATCGGTAAGGTACAATCAATCGCGGTAGCTCCGGTAATCCCGATAGCCGCTGAGCGAAAACGTCCCATCAACAGAGGTATCGCCACAAGGCTAACCAATTCCCGCAATAAATCATTTAAAAAAGCGATACTCCCCTGCATCGGCCCCCAGGCATTACCAATCACCACGCTAGACAGTGAATACCATCCCATTCCCGAAGCGAAAGCCAGACCTTGAGTCACCGGTAATGCCAGCCAGTAAGCCGCCAACATACCACCAAGTAAAGTTGTCAACGTAAAGATCACCCCGGTATAGAATCCCCGTCGATGGAATAATGCTTCGCGTACTGAAATACCGCTATTACGCAGTTGAATACCGACAAAGAAAATAAGCACAATTAAAAAATAGAGATTAATTCCTTCCGGCAAACGCAAAAAAGAATGGCCGACATAACCCAATATGGCTCCGATAATCACGGTGGATAACAACTTTGCCGAATCCTTCAGCGAGCTCCAAGAAGAACTGCTTTGCCCATGGGATTTCAAGGGAGCTGCAGGCTTGCACAAATCATAGGCTATCAAACCGAGTAAATTACAGGTCAAAATAACCAGCGCCAGTCCAATTGCAGTTTTACCGATTAAAGGCAACTTTATGGATAAATCTTCCAATTGGCCAAGCAAATAGCCCATCAGAAACAGGATTAAATACAGTAATCCCATTACGATATGGTTGATTTTCTTTAAATAATCCGGCCGATTTAATTTGATTAAATAGCCTAAGAGCATCGGGCAAAGCACCACCAATAGCCCTTGGATCATATCGCTCATGGAATCCCCTCAGTCCAAACGCCCTTACGATTTTCAGAGTTTTTATAAAAATAAACTCTAAGTTATTGATTTTATTAGATCTGTT
It includes:
- a CDS encoding AsmA-like C-terminal region-containing protein, with protein sequence MKKIAIGLLIVLIAVFAFFYLRLNGFVNQINEQLSRRQIAVQSIELSFIPTPAITLSKVKYQQFSMASLNARLDLGQFIQGHAILRELSIHEAKFSDDAINSIDVDAQFSGLYLNNLLTRNLPFKSNGEIHINLAKPVYGNNRKFVFAFNKGNISSQQNGHYLLQFVDSRLNGQAIGYIESYLDLSEPDKSFTAYMRPDCQTSCLATLKIAKQSRNGQSSLNFFGNNFPIERLSKILSLPNTLTGNADFDIQLQFKQSLLSRGQMDFDVYNGELLGFNLLDLAAQYLPINYNQQLLNGKELNTAYQHLSSSASIDENKFRIQKLQLQAPLFEAKGQGEVNLTQATCDFEIGLSPTSEKYRRLTLPIHFFGSCYSPQYKIQFNKDVRDQIKALLKEKLK
- a CDS encoding sugar transporter, with the translated sequence MSFYHKVEKIQSWRVILMACAAFVFNTTEYVPIALLSDIAESFSMTTAQTGLMVTVYAWTVLTMSLPGMLLTGKMERRGLLIKLFLLFIASHILSVIAWNYWILLLSRIGIALAHSIFWSITASLVMRVAPKTKKTQALGMLAVGTALATILGLPLGRLIGQVVGWWVTFAIIGALALVIMLLLMRILPNIPSKNAGSLASLPVLAKRPLLLGIYGTVLIVIAAHFTAYTYIEPFMLQIGGLDPNFATAVLLIFGVSGLLASLLFNRLYRLGPAKFIVSAVLLVGLSLALLYFFVQNEISMVAIALLWGIGISCIGLSMQMRVLQLAPDATDVATAIFSGIYNAGIGAGALLGNQIMNHIGLQYVGFSGAIFALLALLLFLAVHYKYRVKA
- a CDS encoding alanine/glycine:cation symporter family protein, translated to MFSELSLRIEAILQWLITTFDEPLWNLTIVILLGVGLFFTVTTGFVQLRLFPRSLREMWFGRAAEGSSLTPFQAFATGLASRVGVGNVSGVATAIALGGEGAVFWMWVTAFVGMASAFAESTLAQVFKIQDKDGSFRGGPAYYITQGIRSKSLAWLFAVIFIFTYGCAFNAVQANSIVEATKNAWSWQSEYVGIGLVVLSALIIWGGIKRIAVFSSTIVPVMALFYLIMAVIILGMHIDMVPQVIAGIYRSAFNFDAAAGGFFGALVSKAMLMGIKRGLYSNEAGMGSAPNAAAAAHVRHPASQGLVQMLGVFVDTMVVCSCTAIIILLSDNYGGEHLKSISLTQNALRFHIGEFGVHFLAFILLLFAFSSIIGNYAYAESNVRFLKNKTWVVVFFRLCVLFFIYFGSVRSGNVVWNFADTVMAVMAIINLLAIVWLSPIVWTLVKDYQAQLKAGKEPEFKLDAYPEIRKKVFDPRIWK
- the nagK gene encoding N-acetylglucosamine kinase; this translates as MYYGLDIGGTKIELAAFDENLTRLYSKRVATPQTHYDHWLDAIKDLVDKADAHFAEKGTVGIGLPGFVNQQTGIAEVANIRVADNKPIIRDLTAHLGREVRAENDANCFALSEAWDEENRDYPSVLGLILGTGFGGGLVIDGKVYSGQIGMAGELGHMHLNYHALQLLGWDKAPIYDCGCGKRACLDTYLSGRGFEMLYRDLQGEALSAKEIIERFYAGDAKAKAFTDLFVELWAISVGNIITALDPHMIVLGGGLSNFDYLYQALPQALPAHLMRSAKVPPIKKAKHGDSGGVRGAAALFLSR
- a CDS encoding HI1450 family dsDNA-mimic protein; amino-acid sequence: MNNSVKPLDPDTAIDLAYDIFLEMASENLDPADILLFNLQFEERGAVEFVETADNWEEEIGVLIDPQDFAEVWIGLLDDKDEMTDIFAKFLISHREEEREFHVVWKE
- a CDS encoding lysine exporter LysO family protein produces the protein MSDMIQGLLVVLCPMLLGYLIKLNRPDYLKKINHIVMGLLYLILFLMGYLLGQLEDLSIKLPLIGKTAIGLALVILTCNLLGLIAYDLCKPAAPLKSHGQSSSSWSSLKDSAKLLSTVIIGAILGYVGHSFLRLPEGINLYFLIVLIFFVGIQLRNSGISVREALFHRRGFYTGVIFTLTTLLGGMLAAYWLALPVTQGLAFASGMGWYSLSSVVIGNAWGPMQGSIAFLNDLLRELVSLVAIPLLMGRFRSAAIGITGATAIDCTLPILQRAGGLEVTSMAISFGFITNILPPFLLVFFSALPI